Part of the Limihaloglobus sulfuriphilus genome is shown below.
TCCCAAAGGCTATAAGAAGAATTACAGTTATAAACATAAATCACCCTTTTTAAAAAGAACTTAGAATAACAGCCTGACATTAAACCGTTTCTGTAAAGACATTTGCCCGTTTACCGACAGTACTAACTGAATTTACGCAAAACAATGTATAAGTCAAACTAAAATATAATATCGAATCCATACTGTTTTTGATAAATTCTTCTAATATAATTTTTATGTAAATCATGCGGTATTATACTTAAGTCGTTTGTTTTAAATGTATTAAGCGTTGGGTAGTTGAAGAATGTGTAAAACTTTTTATAAAAACTTTTTAAAAGCCCTTGACGTATATTAAAAAACGGTTATATTTTCTCGTCTCACTTGAGTTAGCTCGGGTGGGTTATACGCCTTTAGAGGCGGTTCTTTGATAAGCGAATAAGCGACAGGACTTGAGAGCCTGCTTTTCCTTTAATCGGGTTTAGAGGGCTTTAGAAGATTGGGCTCGTAGCTCAGCCGGCTAGAGCGTTCGCCTGATAAGCGAGAGGTCGGAGGTTCGAGTCCTCCCGGGCCCACTGGCAGAAATCTTAAAAAGATTTCTGCATTTGAGATTTCAAATTTGAGATTTGAGATCTGTTTGGTCTCGGGGCTGTAGCTCAGTTGGGAGAGCGCCTGGTTTGCATCCAGGAGGTCGTCGGTTCGACTCCGTCCAGCTCCATTGCCGCAGATAAAACCTGTGGATCTGGTATTTCAGATATGAGATATCAGATAAAGATCTTTTAAAATTTAATACAGTTGACACAAAAGTAAAGAATTCTAACAATTAGCGCGATAACGATTTAACCGAATCGAAAATCAGAGCAATAAGGATATTTATTTTTAGAATTTAGAATAGGGAATTTAGAATTAAGAATATTTGATTCTGACATTTTAGATCCTTTATCTAAGTTCAACTCATTATAAGACTGGCATTCATTAGAATGTTATCTTTAGTAGAGCGGAACACATCAATTGTAGAATAAGGTTTAGAGTTAGGTAAATCCTAATTCTTAATTCCTAATTCTTAATTGATTTAGATCAGTAATTGATTGATGTGGTCAAGTTACTAAGGGTACATGGGGGATGTCTAGGTATCGAGAGGCGACGAAGGACGTGGAAGGCTGCGATAAGCCCGGGGCAAGAGCCAAACATCTGTTAATCCCGGGATTTCCGAATGGGGTAACCTGTCAGGCCGGCGCAAGCTGTGCCTTTCGTCAACGGCTGAATTCATAGGCCGTTGAAGCTAACGCAGAGAATTGAAACATCTTAGTACCTGCAGGAAAGAAAATCAACCGAGACTCCGTCAGTAGCGGCGAGCGAAAGCGGACAAGCCCAAACCGGCGTGCTTGCATGCCGGGGTTGCGGGCACCAATACTAGAGTTACAAAGAAGCATATTATAGGAACGATCTGGAAAGTTCGACCATAGATGGTGAAAGTCCTGTACTTTACAATATAGCTTTCTCTTTTGGTGTACCAGAGTAGCACGAGACTCGTGGAACCTCGTGTGAAGCTGGGGGGCCCACCCTCCAAGGCTAAGTACTCCTCGATAACCGATAGTGCAAAGTAGCGTAAGCGAACGATGAAAAGCACCCCTTTTAGGGGAGTTAAAAGTACCTGAAACCATGTACCTACAAGCAGTCGGAGCCCTATTTAATATGGGTGACGGCGTGCCTTTCGCATAATGAGCCGGCGAGTTAACGTCTGTTGCAAGGTTAAGCACTTCCGGTGCGCAGCCGCAGGGAAACCGAGTCTTAATAGGGCGTAGTTAGTAGCAGGTGTTAGACGCGAAACCAGGTGATCTACCCATGGCCAGGTGGAAGGGGATGTAAAAATCCCTGGACGACCGAACCCACTAACGTTGAAAAGTTAGGGGATGAGCTGTGGGGAGGAGTAAAAGTCTAATCAAACCTGGAGATATCTCGTTCTCTCCGAAATAGTTCTAGGACTAGCCTCAGTTAATACCTTACAGGGGTAGAGCTACTGATTGGGATTGGGGGGCCACCAGCCTACCCACCCCTACCAAACTCCGAATACTGTAAGGCTTATGCTGGGAGTCAGACTATGTGCAATAACGTGTGTGGTCAAGAGGGGAACAACCCAGATCGCCAGCTAAGGTCCCGAATCATTGCTAAGTTACTAAGGAAGTCAGATTGCCCAGACAATCAGGATGTTGGCTTAGAAGCAGCCACCATTTAAAAAGTGCGTAATAGCTTACTGATCGAGCAATTTGGTGCCGATAATGAACGGGAATCAAGCAATGAACCGAAGCTGCGGATTTGTATTTATACAAATGGTAGGAGAGCGTAATAGTCAGCGTCGAAGCGGTACCGCAAGGAGCCGTGGAGCGTCTATTAGTGATTATGCCGGCATGAGTAACGATAAAACAGGTGAGAATCCTGTTCGCCGAAAACCTAAGGTTTCCTGGGGAAGGTAGATCCGCCCAGGGTTAGTCGGCCCCTTAGTCGAGGCTGAAAGGCGTAGACGATGGGCAGCAGGTTAATATTCCTGCACTATGTAGATGGACGAAAGCAGTGACGCATTTTTTAAGGCAATCCCGTGATTAGTCGAGCGGGTTTCGCAAGATCGAGGCCGTATATGATGCCGAAGTTGCCGGCAAAGGTGCCGAGAAACAGCTGCTGTAGATTGAAATCTGCATAACCGTACTAAAACTGACACAGGTAGGTGAGGAGAATATCCTAAGGCGCTCGAGAGAACCGTTGTTAAGGAACTCGGCAAATTGACCCCGTAAGTTCGCGATAAGGGGGCCCTATCCCGATTCGTCGGGAAGGGGACAGAAAAGTGGCACTGGCGACTGTTTACCAAAAACACAGTTCTCTGCTAACACGTACAGTGGATGTATAGAGAATGACGCCTGCTCGGTGCCGGAAGGTTAAGGAAGGCGGTTATCCGTCACTTGATTTATACGGAGATACACAATGTATTATGTATATGTACTTTATGAAGAAAACACAGAGAAATGCTACATCGGTTACAGCAGTGACTTGAAAACAAGAGTCTCAAGTCATAAGTCTGGCAGTGGTTGTAAAACCACCAGAAATGGTAACTGGCATTTAGTTTATTATGAAGCATATATGAGCGAATCAGATGCGAGAAAACGTGAGAAACGTTTGAAGAGCGGCAATGCCCGCAGACATTTGATGAATAGAATACAGAAAAGTTTAATGTGTAAATCAAGTGACGGAGAAGCTGACGACTGAAGCCCCGGTAAACGGCGGCCGTAACTATGACGGTCCTAAGGTAGCGAAGTTCCTTGTCGGGTAAGTTCCGACCTGCATGAACGGCGTAACGACTGGTGCACTGTCTCAACAACGGACTCGGTGAAATTGTAGATGTGGTGAAGATACCACATACCCGCGGCAAGACGGAAAGACCCCGTGAACCTTTACTGCAGTCAGGTATTGGTACCTGGTATATCATGCGTAGGATAGGTGGGAGGCTTTGAAGCGGTTCTTCTGGGAATCGTGGAGCCATCGTTGAAATACCACCCTTGGTGTATTAGTTATCTAACTCTGAGCCTTGAATCAGGACAGAGGACCGTGCTTGATGGGCAGTTTGACTGGGGCGGTCTCCTCCCAAAGAGTAACGGAGGAGTACAAAGGTACACTCAGCATGGTTGGCAATCATGCGTAGAGCATAAAGGTAGAAGTGTGCTTAACTGCGAGAGTTATAACTCGAGCAGATGCGAAAGCAGGTCTTAGTGATCCGGTGGTCCCGTGTGGAAGGGCCATCGCTCATCAGATAAAAGGTACTCCGGGGATAACAGGCTTATCGCCCCCGAGCGTTCATAGCGGCGGGGCGGTTTGGCACCTCGATGTCGGCTCATCACATCCTGGGGCTGTAGGCGGTCCCAAGGGTTCGGCTGTTCGCCGATTAAAGTGGTACGCGAGCTGGGTTCAGACCGGCGTGAGCCAGGTCGGTCCCTATCTGCCGTGGGCGTTGGAATCTTGTGGAGATGTTTCCCTAGTACGAGAGGATTGGGAAGCACTGACCTCTGGTGTACCAGTTGTGCTGCTAAGTGCATGCTGGGTAGCTAAGTCGGGAAAGGATAACCGCTGAAGGCATCTAAGCGGGAAGCCCACTCCGAGATGAGGATTCCATGATTAATATCTGAAGGACCCTGGAAGACTACCAGGTTGATAGGCCGGATGTGTAAGTGCAGAAATGTATTAAGCTAACCGGTACTAACGTCCAATAACTTGACCGCATCAATCAATTATTGATTATAAACTAATAGTGAATAGTGAAAAACTAATAGTGAAGGATTCAGCCTTGGGCTGATACTTTTTACAAGTACCAGCGAAGCGAATTCGACAACTATTAGTTAATAGTTATTCACTTATATTTATTAGTTTAACAAATATTCTTATTGAATTTGATTACAGCGTATTGATAGATTCTTTACGTGTCAACTGTAGTAACTTTATATACAATACGGTTTAAGTGAACAACTAATAACTATTAGTTATTCACTATTAGTTATTAGTTTACCCAAACCGTTTAGTAAATGAACTTGCCGGTGACCATACTGTTGGGGAAACGCCTGATCCCATTCCGAACTCAGAAGCTAAGCCCAACCGGCCGATGATAGTCCCTTGGGCGAAAGTAGGTTATCGCCGGCATTATGAAGCCCTTCTGGTTAAAACCAGGAGGGCTTCTTCTATTTTATAGTATAGGGCGGAGATGGTTTTTAAGTAATAGAGCGTATTATTCCGCCCTCAAGGCGAAGTGCGGTGCCGTTAATGGCATCGTTGGCAGCGATGAAGAGAACTGCCTGTTCAACTTCCAGCACGTCTATGAACCGTTGTATCAGCGAGTTTGGCTCGTGGGTTTTGAAATAGTTTGCGGTCAGCTCGTTTACGTCCTTATTCTCGGCCTCGGCGAGTGAATTGAAATAGCGTTCAACTCCCTCAGACCATGTCGGGCCGATGACCAGACTGTTTACGGTAACCTTTTTACCTTTTGTCAGTTCCGCCAGCGCCCTTGAGAGTCCGATAACGGCTGTCTTTGTTACGGAGTAATGCACCATCTGGGGCAGGGGTTTTATGCCCGCCTCGCTTGTGATGTTTATAATCTTGCCGCTGTTGTGCTGGAGCATTCCCCTGAGAAAATGCCGGCAGAGGCGGACAACACTCATAACGTTTACGTTCCAGTAGTGGTCCCAGTCAAAATCGGAAATTTCAAAAAAATTCGTGGTCTTAAAAACCCCGACATTATTGACCAGAATATCCAGTTTTCCCAGTTTATTGATTCTCTCGCACATGAGCTCAAGCTCTTCAGGTTTTGCGACATCGCCGGAGATGGCTATCGGTTCTCCAATAAACTCCTGCAGAGCAAGATACCTCTCAGCCTGCCGCCGCACCTTTTCCTGTTCACGGCCGTGTATGATCACTCTGGCACCCAATCGCAAAAACCCCTCGGCAATAGCCTTGCCGATGCCGGAAGTTGAACCCGTTACCAATACAAGTTTGTCCTTAATGACCATAATTTACCTCCGTAAACTAATCTGAAATAATTATCCTGTGCGATTTATTCTCCGATGATTTTTACCAGGACTCTCTTTTTGCGTTTTCCGTCAAACTCACCGTAAAATATCTGTTCCCATGGCCCAAAATCGAGCTCGCCTTTTGTGATTGCGACAACTACCTCGCGGCCCATGACACTTCTTTTGAGATGAGCGTCTGCGTTGTCCTCGAATCCGTTGTGGTCGTACTGATCGTATGGTTTTTCCGGTGCCAGTTTTTCGAGCCAGCGTTCAAAATCGCGATGCAGCCCCGGCTCATCGTCATTGATAAAGACGCTGGCGGTTATATGCATGGCGTTTACCAGCACGAATCCCTCTTTTATGCCGCTTTCACGTAGGCATTCATTGATTCTGGGTGTGATATTGATGTATTCCCGACGGTTTTTGATGTCAAACCACAATTCTTTTCTGTAACTTTTCATGTTGTAATACCTGTAATTATGTTTATCAAATACCATTACAGTCAGAATGGGCAATCAAAGACATCAGCCCGAAGCCCATTTAATGACGTCAAAAGTATTATAACACATAAAACCGTTTCTGGGAACAGTTTATTCCAATTTTAATGTAATTCCAACCATACACGTATTTAGTGTTGTTGAAAAACTTAAAAGTTACAGTTTTTTTGCCGGTGTTAAATATTTATTCCTGGGGCAGGTAGCCTTCGAGCCAGTTATCCGTGAGAATCATCAGGTCATAGACGTCAACCGTCCCGTCCTGGTTTATGTCGCAGCGGCTGTTCCAGCCGGCATCTGCCGCGGTTGTGTTCCAGGCAGCGGCAAACGCGGCGAAGTCTTTATTGTCTATAACGCCGTCAAGGTAATAGGGGGCGATATCGGCCGTGCGGTAGAAACGCTCTATCTCGAGAGATGGGTTTGAATAGTCCAGCAGACCGCCGTAAATTTTCAGGTTAAACTGTGTAAAAAGGTTTGTTCCGATGATCCCGTCAAGGTTGCCTCCGGCAGGGGATGCGATGTCATAAACGACTACCGGCACATTAGTTGCGATAAACCATTCGCCGAAGATCGGTATCTCGAGCCGGTCTATATAGAACCCTGGAGCCATTTCTGAGCCGCCGGTTGCGTCCTTAATTTCAACTTCAAAGTCAGGGTTTGAGCCGTCGAGCCCCAGAAGGGCGGCAAGTGCTGATTTAATAACCGTTACCTGGGCACCAGTGTCGAACATAAACTGAGTTTTTTCAGTTGCTTCGTTGCCGTTGTTTTCGAGATTAACATATTCGAGAAAGAAAAGACTCTGCTGAGGCACGTATGAGAGTGAGAGGGTCGAGCCGACCTGAGGCCGGTACATCAACTCGTTCATGAGGTAATCCATGTCATAAAAATATGACACGTCGGTAGAACCTGCGGGGTTGTATCTTAGCGGTACGGCAGTGCTATAGTCGGGTATTTGTGACTCCCAGCCCTGATAAATTGTAACATCAGGTGTGGAATAGGTTTGCCCGTCTCGCTGAAGGGCTATTCTGTTTTCGTTGTCAATGACTGTTGTATAGCACGCCGCAATCGGACAGCCAATGGCGGTGGGGTTGTCAAATTCGGTATATCCCAGTCCAACGCCGAAAGAGAGGTTGTAAAGTCCCATCATGGAGCTAAGGTCAGCAGGTGAGCCTGGACTTTGGTCATCTATCGCTGCCAGACCCTGGACAAAGAGCCCTATTGGCGCTGTAACTCCCAGGTCAACCGTTCCGTTAGCACCGGTGATCTGCATTACGTTTGGTGTAAGGTATGAATAATTGCTGTCGGGATACATGGAATGCGAGGTATCGAAGAGGTTGAGCAGCACAGAATTCTCATAGCTGATTATTGAGACCGATGCACCCGTGTCAAAAAGGCCTATCGCGAAGTCTTCCGACGGGTTGGGGGCGGTGTAGTTGCCATAGGGGCTTGACGCGGGCGATGCGGTCATTTCGTCCTCTATGCCTGCATCTGTCGTTGTAAGTGCCACCAGCGGAACAAAGCCGCCGATGGGAGGTGAGTCGATCGTGTTTGCGGGCGGCTCTGCGGCGGTCTGGGATTTCATAATGGATTTAGTTACAGGTTCGTTGTAAACCTTTATTTCACCAGTTTTTATTGATGAAGCAGTAACTGCCGCCGCCGTGAGGGCGGCTATGTAAAGAACGATAGACGATTTCATGGGTTACCCCCATTGTAAAAAGTGTTGGAAGGTCATATCCGCCGCGGTTGGCAGATTTTCATGACCAAAGTCTGGAAATATCTCCAGTTTTTTGTCGGCTTTTATATTGTTATAAGCGGCAAAGATGCTTGAGGGCGGGCAGATAGTGTCACGCAGGCCGACAAACATCAGAGTTTTTGCTTTTATTTTCTCGCTAAGGTGGTAACAATCTATATATCCGAGCTTTGTGAAAACTTCTGTTTCTTTTTTGTGCAGCGGGTCGAAACGCCTGAAATACTGCTTTATCTCATCGTAAGCCTTTGTTTCCAGATCAAGGCTCCATACTCTCTGATAGTCGCAGAGGAAAGGGAAAATCGGGGCAATTCTGCTGACCCTCGGTTCAAGCGCTGCACAGGCGAGTGTCAAACCGCCGCCCTGGCTTCCGCCGAAAGCGCCAAGGCGTTCAGAATCGGTTTCGGGCATATCTAATACAATCTTTGCCAGCATTGCCGTGTCAAGGTATATATCCCTGAAGAGCAGGTTTTCAGGCGAGTTTTGCAGACCGCGTATAATATGCCCGTCATAAGTGTAGCCATCTACTGGGTTAACGTCCTGGGAAAGGCCTCCCTGTCCGCGGCAGTCCATCGCCGCGATGATAAATCCGCAGCCGGCATATCCGAGCAGGTCCGCCCAGTCGCCTGCGCTGCCGCTGTATCCGTGGAACTTGAGCAGTGCGGGTAATTTGCCGGATATTTTTTTCGGCTTACATAGTTTTGCGTGGATTCTCGCACCCTTGGCGGAGGAGTAGAACATGTCGAAGCATTCTATGCCCGGCGTCTGGAAATCAGCCCTTATCAGCTCAAAAGCGGGGTCAATAGTCCTAATCTGGGCAACCGACTCGTTCCAGAATTCATCAAAGTCATCTGGTTTTGGGTTTGTTCCGCGGTAGTCCCGGAGTTTATCAAGGGGCATATCAACTATCGCCATGTTTATTGAGCCTTTCTGTTACATCTATTTGTATCTGCCGTTTTTAGTACGTAGAATAATTCCAAAAGATTGGATAAATCTGGTTGTTATCGCCGAATTACTTAAAATATTTTTTAAGTTTATCGACCATATCTGTTTTTTCCCAAGTGAAATCAGCGAGGTTTCTGCCGAAATGTCCGCCTCTTGCGGTATTTTCATATATCGGGCGTTTCAATTTGAGATAATCAATGATTTCATGAGGCGTGAGCGGGAATAACTCTCTGACAGCGGCCTCGAGATCTCTTTCTGAGACTTTTGCCGTTGAGTTTGTTTCAACATAAACGGAGATAGGTTCGGCGATACCGATTGCGTAGGAGAGCTGCAGCTCGCAGGAGTCAGCGAGTTTTGCCGCTACGATATTCTTGGCGATGTAGCGTGCCATATAGCTTGCCGAGCGGTCAACCTTGGAAGGGTCTTTGCCGCTGAATGCGCCGCCGCCATGGCTGCCGTGGCCGCCGTATGTGTCAACGATAATTTTCCTGCCGGTAACGCCGCAGTCGCCTTTGGGACCGCCGATAACAAATTTACCCGTAGGGTTTATATGGTATATCGTTTTATTGTCTATGAGTTTAGCCGGTACACAGGGCTTTATGACCTTTTCGATAATCTGTTTTTCCAGCTCGCTTCGTTTGACGTCGGGGTCGTGCTGGGTGGAAACGACAACAGTGTGCACTCTCTGTGATTTGCCGTCGAGGCTCTTTTCGATAGTTATCTGTGACTTGCCGTCTGGCCTTAGCCAGCTAAGCGTGTTTTTCTTGCGCAGTTTTGTGAGCTGGTCGGTGATTTTATGTGCCAGATATATACTCAGCGGCATGTATGATCTTGTCTCGCTGCACGCATAGCCGAACATGATTCCCTGATCGCCTGCTCCCTGCTCCTTGTGAAGGCCTCTGCCCTGGTCAACGCCCATGGCGATATCAGGGCTTTGTTTGTTAAGGGCGGTTAGAACTGCGCAGTTTTCATAGTCAAACCCAAGCTCGGGCCGAGTGTATCCGATGTCTTTGATTGTTTTTCTGGCGACGTCCTGAATGTCAACTACCGCTTTGGTTGTGATTTCGCCGGCTACTATTACAAGCCCTGTACTTACGAGAGTTTCACATGCTACTCTGCTTTCGGGGTCCTGTTCGAGCATAGCATCAAGAACCGCGTCCGATATCTGATCGGCGACTTTGTCGGGATGTCCCTGTGTTACTGATTCACTTGTGAAAAGCAGCCCTGCCGAAGCAGGAGATTTCTTTATATTTGATTTTTTCTTAGCCATTTATTGACTTTCTAAAAGTGGTCATTGGTTGGTATCGTTTAAAAGCCAGTTGTATTTTCTGAATTTTATATCAAAATTAACTTTTGTAAACAGGATTGTATCCTGTGGTTCTACATATTCACTCGCCAGGTTTAGGTATGCTCGGGTTTCTGTATCTCTTGCCCTGAAACGCAGATCCGTGCTGTGGCTTTTCATGATATAATCTTTAAACATCTTAAACGCCGGGGGCAGGTAAATCTTTCTTTCTGAATAATTTACATCTACTCCCTCTGGTGATTTTATGAAGGCTTTGAGCTGTGCTTCAAGCTGTTTTTCAAGTTTACTGCCGATGTAGGCATCTTTTCTTATGGGTGGCGAGCTCATACTTGCGTAGCAGAGCCCGAAAAATGCTTTTGTGTTGTCAGTCAAAACGGCGATTGCCTCCTGCATCTCGTCAAGAGTGTACTCGGTTCCCATGATGTTAAAATATTTTTTTGTTCTCGGGCTGCTTATGTGCATTATGCTGTTTGCAGGATAGAAAAACAGCTTGAAACGAGATGGCTCAATCGGGTAATTGTCGATAATCAGTTTTATCGCGGAGATATTGTGAGCATTTATCCAGAAGGCTACCTGGTCGTCCTGTTCCCATTCGGCAAACTCTATGATATCCACGTCGCCGAAATCTTTCATCAAATGGATCAGGTCGGAGCGTTTGCGGCGAAGGTTGGCGTAATCAATAAGCCCATCATCTGTTACGTGCTGGGAAAGAAACTGGTCGCAATCTTTGAATACCACGTGAATGTATTCTGGTTCTGCCTGCTGCTCAGGCTCCGGCGATGGTTCACTGTCTTCTGGGTTCTGGCCGGATTTTTCCTGCGGGTCAGGCGGTGTGTCGCCGGTGTCGCCTTGAGCTGTTTGGGTCGGCTCAGAGGCGTCAGGTTCAGCGGCAGTCTCCGAGGAAGCTCCTTGAGCCTGGTCTGTGCCGCTGTCTTGGCCGCCGTAAAGAATTGTTGCGGCAGCGATGGCAAATATAAGTGTGAATACGACTAAGTTGTTGTAACTAAGAATTTTATACATTAAGTAATTGTTAAAGTAAGCATAAACAATAACGAAAACAAATTATTATAAACATTATATAATTGAATAATATACTATCTTAACTTTGTTCTATAAAATTACCAGTCAATTTTTTTATCCCGTTATCTTTTCCATATTAAGGCAACCCCGCGGCGGGCAGTAGTGAATGGTTTTGCCTTGAAAACTGATATCATTTGTTTTGTATGCACTTTTTTGCTGTGAATGATTGTGTTTGTTTTGTTTCATTTTCTTTCATATTGCTTTCCATTTTAGCTTCCGAATGCTGTTTTGGCTTGCAATAAGGCGATAATCTGGTAATCTTTTTGTGTGTTGGCCGAGATAGAACGGCAAAACGGTACAAAACTATAAGAAATTTCACTTTTTTATTTAACAGGAGAATCAGATGGCAGGTAAAACCGCTATTGAGGAAAAATGTATTCAAACAATCCGCTTTTTGAGCGCAGAGGGCGTTCAGGCGGCAAAATCTGGTCACCCTGGTATGCCTATGGGTATGGCGGCGGCGGCTTTCGAGATATGGATGAACCAGATGCGTCACAATCCGGCCAACCCCAAATGGGACAACCGCGACAGGTTTGTTCTCTCTGCGGGCCACGGCTCGATGCTTCTTTATTCAATGCTGCATCTGACCGGATATGATCTGCCTCTTGATGAGCTGAAGAATTTCCGCCAGCTCGGCAGTCTTACTCCCGGCCACCCCGAATACGGCCACACACCCGGCGTTGAGGTTACGACCGGCCCGCTCGGGCAGGGAATCGCAAACTCCGTGGGTATGGCAATCGCTCAGAAATACCTTGCTGAATATTTCAACCGTGACGGTTTTGATATCTTCGACTACAAGATTTACTCTATCTGCGGCGACGGCTGTCTGCAGGAAGGTGTCTCGGGTGAGGCTTCTTCACTTGCCGGCCATCTGGGGCTTGGAAATATAATCCTGCTTTATGATGACAACAGCATAACTATCGACGGCGAGACAAGCCTCTCTTTCACCGAAGATGTCGCAAAGCGTTACGAGGCGTACAACTGGCACGTGCAGGAAATCGGCGGCGACGGTACCGACCTTGACGCACTTGCAAAAGCAATAGATAACGCCAAGGCGGAGACTTCGCGCCCGAGTATCATTAAGTTCCGCAGCCATATAGGTTTCGGCTCGCCTAACTTCCAGGATACGCACACTGCGCACGGCGCACCGCTGGGCGATGATGAAATCAAGCTGATGAAAAAGAATTTCGGCTGGGATCCTGAAAAGAGCTTTGAAATCGCCGATGATGTCAAAGAGCTGATGGGCGGCTGCACTGCCAAGGGCAAAGAGCTCGAGGGAGCGTGGAACGAAATGCTGGCTAAATACGCCGATGCCTATCCTGAGCTGGCTAAAGAGCTTAACGATGCCCGCGAAGGCCGGCTGCCGATTAACATTGATGAGCATCTGCCAATATTTGAGGCCGGCTCATCTGTTGCTACACGCAAGGCTTCCGGCGAGACAATCGGAGCGCTTATGCCAAAGCTGCCGCTGGTTCTTGGCGGCTCTGCAGACCTTACGCCTTCCAATAATACCCATTTCAAGGGTGCGGTTGACTTCCAGAAAGACACTCCCGAAGGCCGGTATATCCGGTTTGGCGTCCGTGAACACGCCATGGGAGCAATTTTGAACGGCATCAACGTCAGCGGGCTTCTTCGCTGCTACGGCGGTACGTTCCTGGTGTTCAGCGACTATATGCGAGGCGCTCTGAGGGTGGCGGCATTGAGCGGCTATCCGAGCATATTTGTCTTTACCCATGACAGCATTGGTGTCGGCGAAGACGGCCCGACACATCAGCCGGTAGAGACTGTTGCTTCTTTGAGGGCGTTTCCGAATATGCTTGTATTCCGTCCGGCGGATGCCGTTGAAACGACATACGCCTGGAAATATGCCCTTGAGAATAAAGATGCGCCTGTCGCTATGTGCCTGACGCGGCAGAATCTGCCGACACTTGACCAGAATAAATATAATCCCGCCGCAGAAGGTGTGGAAAAGGGCGCTTATGCCCTGAATAAGGTTGATAATCCCGATGTTCTGCTTCTGGCAACCGGATCAGAGGTTCAGCTGGCGGTTGCCGCGGGCGAGAAACTCGAGGCCGACGGGATAATGGCACGTGTTGTCAGTATGCCCTCGTGGGAGCTTTTCGAAAAGCAGAGCCGCGAATATAAGGATTCTGTGCTGCCGCCAAGCGTAACCGCAAGGGTAGGCGTAGAGGCCGGAGTTGACCAGGGATGGTATAAGTATCTTGGCCTTGAAGGTAAATTCATAGGAATGAATAGTTTTGGAGCATCAGCGCCGCAGGGTGAATGTTTCAAGCACTTCGGCATTACAGCAGAAGCGGTTGAAAAAGCCGCCAGAGAGCTGGTAAAATAAGCTCTGTATCAAAATCTAAATGATAAACAGGCTGCTCACTAATGGGCGGCCTGTTTTTTTTATGGGCTTATCCCGCGTTGG
Proteins encoded:
- a CDS encoding SDR family NAD(P)-dependent oxidoreductase, whose translation is MVIKDKLVLVTGSTSGIGKAIAEGFLRLGARVIIHGREQEKVRRQAERYLALQEFIGEPIAISGDVAKPEELELMCERINKLGKLDILVNNVGVFKTTNFFEISDFDWDHYWNVNVMSVVRLCRHFLRGMLQHNSGKIINITSEAGIKPLPQMVHYSVTKTAVIGLSRALAELTKGKKVTVNSLVIGPTWSEGVERYFNSLAEAENKDVNELTANYFKTHEPNSLIQRFIDVLEVEQAVLFIAANDAINGTALRLEGGIIRSIT
- a CDS encoding secondary thiamine-phosphate synthase enzyme YjbQ; protein product: MKSYRKELWFDIKNRREYINITPRINECLRESGIKEGFVLVNAMHITASVFINDDEPGLHRDFERWLEKLAPEKPYDQYDHNGFEDNADAHLKRSVMGREVVVAITKGELDFGPWEQIFYGEFDGKRKKRVLVKIIGE
- a CDS encoding aspartyl protease family protein → MKSSIVLYIAALTAAAVTASSIKTGEIKVYNEPVTKSIMKSQTAAEPPANTIDSPPIGGFVPLVALTTTDAGIEDEMTASPASSPYGNYTAPNPSEDFAIGLFDTGASVSIISYENSVLLNLFDTSHSMYPDSNYSYLTPNVMQITGANGTVDLGVTAPIGLFVQGLAAIDDQSPGSPADLSSMMGLYNLSFGVGLGYTEFDNPTAIGCPIAACYTTVIDNENRIALQRDGQTYSTPDVTIYQGWESQIPDYSTAVPLRYNPAGSTDVSYFYDMDYLMNELMYRPQVGSTLSLSYVPQQSLFFLEYVNLENNGNEATEKTQFMFDTGAQVTVIKSALAALLGLDGSNPDFEVEIKDATGGSEMAPGFYIDRLEIPIFGEWFIATNVPVVVYDIASPAGGNLDGIIGTNLFTQFNLKIYGGLLDYSNPSLEIERFYRTADIAPYYLDGVIDNKDFAAFAAAWNTTAADAGWNSRCDINQDGTVDVYDLMILTDNWLEGYLPQE
- a CDS encoding acetylxylan esterase; its protein translation is MAIVDMPLDKLRDYRGTNPKPDDFDEFWNESVAQIRTIDPAFELIRADFQTPGIECFDMFYSSAKGARIHAKLCKPKKISGKLPALLKFHGYSGSAGDWADLLGYAGCGFIIAAMDCRGQGGLSQDVNPVDGYTYDGHIIRGLQNSPENLLFRDIYLDTAMLAKIVLDMPETDSERLGAFGGSQGGGLTLACAALEPRVSRIAPIFPFLCDYQRVWSLDLETKAYDEIKQYFRRFDPLHKKETEVFTKLGYIDCYHLSEKIKAKTLMFVGLRDTICPPSSIFAAYNNIKADKKLEIFPDFGHENLPTAADMTFQHFLQWG
- the metK gene encoding methionine adenosyltransferase; the encoded protein is MAKKKSNIKKSPASAGLLFTSESVTQGHPDKVADQISDAVLDAMLEQDPESRVACETLVSTGLVIVAGEITTKAVVDIQDVARKTIKDIGYTRPELGFDYENCAVLTALNKQSPDIAMGVDQGRGLHKEQGAGDQGIMFGYACSETRSYMPLSIYLAHKITDQLTKLRKKNTLSWLRPDGKSQITIEKSLDGKSQRVHTVVVSTQHDPDVKRSELEKQIIEKVIKPCVPAKLIDNKTIYHINPTGKFVIGGPKGDCGVTGRKIIVDTYGGHGSHGGGAFSGKDPSKVDRSASYMARYIAKNIVAAKLADSCELQLSYAIGIAEPISVYVETNSTAKVSERDLEAAVRELFPLTPHEIIDYLKLKRPIYENTARGGHFGRNLADFTWEKTDMVDKLKKYFK
- a CDS encoding DUF547 domain-containing protein, yielding MYKILSYNNLVVFTLIFAIAAATILYGGQDSGTDQAQGASSETAAEPDASEPTQTAQGDTGDTPPDPQEKSGQNPEDSEPSPEPEQQAEPEYIHVVFKDCDQFLSQHVTDDGLIDYANLRRKRSDLIHLMKDFGDVDIIEFAEWEQDDQVAFWINAHNISAIKLIIDNYPIEPSRFKLFFYPANSIMHISSPRTKKYFNIMGTEYTLDEMQEAIAVLTDNTKAFFGLCYASMSSPPIRKDAYIGSKLEKQLEAQLKAFIKSPEGVDVNYSERKIYLPPAFKMFKDYIMKSHSTDLRFRARDTETRAYLNLASEYVEPQDTILFTKVNFDIKFRKYNWLLNDTNQ